The proteins below come from a single Alkalinema sp. FACHB-956 genomic window:
- a CDS encoding DUF928 domain-containing protein: protein MQANVQANAQVNAQVNAQVELNGRAQNSSSLAQSLQWDPPTPPNSGEPGGRGQGGGSRTQCDRYANLQAIVPPLPSKVQWGQTVSDRPTLWIYAPEGFADQEMVEIRLKDSATGTLVKQQFQTKAIGPGITSIAFPNQAALKVGQSYQWFFSVQCQRPDISDADTINTPIILRGSITRIALKLPIGQQLRQQKDPVQKAMIYAKKGIWFDALTTLGQLLRSQTTSQTTTLQPSAVSMGTVSMGTGSMGTGSSKPQRTASPQTPDSPGQMAWKQLLDQAGFAPLATVPLQPELAPAQNSR, encoded by the coding sequence ATGCAAGCTAATGTGCAAGCTAATGCACAAGTGAATGCGCAAGTGAATGCACAAGTTGAACTGAATGGAAGGGCCCAAAACTCGTCCAGCTTAGCCCAAAGTCTTCAATGGGATCCGCCTACCCCTCCCAATAGCGGCGAACCGGGCGGACGGGGCCAAGGCGGAGGCTCGCGCACCCAATGCGATCGCTATGCCAATCTGCAAGCGATCGTCCCCCCACTCCCATCGAAAGTACAGTGGGGTCAAACGGTGAGCGATCGACCCACGCTATGGATCTACGCGCCGGAGGGCTTTGCTGACCAGGAAATGGTGGAAATTCGCCTCAAGGATTCCGCAACGGGCACCTTAGTCAAACAACAGTTCCAAACGAAGGCGATCGGGCCAGGAATTACCAGCATTGCATTTCCAAACCAAGCCGCGCTCAAAGTAGGACAGTCCTACCAGTGGTTTTTCTCAGTGCAATGCCAACGCCCCGATATCAGTGATGCGGATACGATTAACACCCCAATTATTCTGCGTGGTTCAATCACTCGGATCGCACTCAAACTACCCATTGGACAACAGTTACGCCAACAGAAAGATCCGGTACAAAAAGCAATGATCTATGCCAAGAAAGGTATCTGGTTTGATGCCTTGACGACCTTGGGACAGCTATTGCGATCGCAAACGACCTCTCAAACAACTACACTGCAACCCTCAGCGGTCTCCATGGGAACGGTCTCCATGGGAACGGGCTCCATGGGAACGGGCTCCAGCAAGCCCCAGAGAACCGCTTCACCACAAACCCCGGATTCTCCGGGGCAGATGGCTTGGAAACAGTTATTAGACCAAGCTGGATTTGCCCCACTGGCCACCGTTCCCTTACAACCGGAGTTGGCCCCTGCCCAAAATTCTCGGTAA